A stretch of DNA from Phormidium ambiguum IAM M-71:
ATGAGTTCGATGTCTGCTGCTAATTGGGGCGCGTCTCTGCCAATTTCTAGTACTAATTGAGTCCGCAATAAGTCTAATCCTTCTACGGATTTGACTCGTTCCCCGTCTTTGTAAGGTAGTCTTTGGACGGCGCGCAATTCTAGGGATTGGGCTGCGTCTAAAGCAGCAGGTATTTTGGCTAATTCTTCCGAATTTTCTGCGCCATCTCCTTGGGTTTTTTGTTCCGCTAGGGTGCTGAGAAGCCCTTCAATTTTTGATGAGGCTTTTTGGGTGGGGACGCTTGGCTGATCGGGGATATGATATTCCTGAACTGGACGTAGTAGAAGGGCGGGGCCTTCGGGGGTTTCGACGTATTCTACGTAGCGCAGTTCTTCGGAAACTATGCCGGGATATACCTGTTGTCCAGGGTTGGCGAGGGTGCCTGTATTTTCTGTGATTATGGTACGGAAGTCTGGTGCGATCGCATCTAAGTCATCAATTAAGTGCAAATCTCCGGGTTTAATCACAATTTCCCGTAAGATGTCGTTTTTCTGCACGACTTCGATTACACCAGAGCTAGCACAGAAGATATCTTTAACTACCTCGGTTCCGGCTTCGATAAATTGTCCGTCTTCAACTAAAAGTAGAGAGATGTCTTTGTTAACTTCGTGGGCTTCTTCTGGTATCCAGAGCAAGGTTCCGCCTTGGATGACTTCGTAACCTTGTTTGGCTTTGCCACGTTTGGCTACTTCTACTCCGGCGTATTTGATGATACCGCCTGTATTGGTGCGGTAGCGATCGTCTATCAGTTCTGCTACTACCTGGTTGTTTTGTACTTTTGTCCCTGGCGCAGCTTTTAAGGAGAAGAGTTGTCCGCCTTGGGTTTCAATCAGATAGTGATCGACTCCTTGGTATTTTTCCGCCCGCACTCTTGCTGTATCCAGTAACACAGACGCGGTAATAATTTCGATTTCCCGCGCTAAGCCTGTATTACTGCTTTCTTGAGGTAAGCGGACTACGCCACCATGTTCGCTGATTAGTTTGGTTTCCGCTAAGACGCTGTTAGCTTGTATTTTTTCGTTGTTTTTGACTACTGGTTCCGCTCCAGGTGGTAAGTTATACACTTCTCCTGAAAGTACCCAGACTAATCCACCGCGTTGGGCGATTCTGGTGGTGTTGCCTTGGCGATCGGTTTTTTCTTCCGGGATCAAATCAGCAAATTTGACTTCTCCGGCTAAGTCAGAAGCCACGTCTTTTACAGCTTTTTCTGTACTCCGACGGACATTACGCCCAGTAATGGGGACTTCTGCGAGCAATTTTCCGACTTTGACTTTGCTGTGATCTGCGGCTAAGAGGGTTGAACCTTGGATAATCGAAAACGTTTCGGACTTGTCTGTTCCGGTAATGGTGATTTCACCGTTAGTTTCAGCGATATAAGCTTCTTCACCATGACGGGTACGGTGGGGACGAACTCGGAGACTGCGGCTATATTTAACTGAACCATCCATGCTGGATTTGATGACTTTAGCTACTTCTCCGGTGAATACCCCCCCAGTGTGGAAGGTTCTCATGGTTAACTGTGTACCAGGTTCACCGATCGACTGAGCAGCGATAATACCCACAGCTTCGCCCAAGTCTACCATTTTGCCGTGAGCTAAGCTCCAACCATAGCAAGCTTGACAAACGGAACGGGCGGCTTCGCAAGTCAGAGGACTCCGAAGAATGACTTCTTCTACCTTGGCTTTACCGATTTCTGCGGCTAAGTCATCGTCTATGTGTTGGTTACGTTTGGCAATGATTTCTCCAGTCGTAGGATGAATTACATCAGCACCTAACATCCGACCTAGTAAGCGGTCTTTTAAGGGAATCAAAACGCGATCGCCATCTGTCATTGGCTTCATCGTAATACCGCGATTCGTCCCGCAATCTAATTCCCGAATGATTACATCCTGAGAAACGTCTACTAAACGACGAGTTAAATATCCCGAATCCGCCGTTCTTAACGCCGTGTCTACCAATCCTTTCCGCGCACCGTAAGAAGAAATAATGTATTCCGTAACTGTTAATCCTTCCCGGAAATTAGTCTTAATTGGTAAGTCAATGATTCGTCCTTGAGGATCTGCCATTAGACCCCGCATTCCAACCAACTGGCGCACCTGAGAAATGTTACCTCTAGCACCAGAAAACGCCATCATATAAACAGAGTTCAGCGGGTCTTTTTTACGGAAGTTAGTTACTACTTCGTCTTTTAAAATTTCTGAAGTGCTGTTCCAGGTATCAATTACTTTTTGGAAACGTTCTACTTCGGTAATTTCCCCTCTAGAATAACGCTGTTCGGTAATCCGAATTTCTTCTTCTGCTGCTTCTAAAAGTTCACGTTTGCTGTCAGGTACTTGCAAGTCATCTACAGATATAGATACCCCTGCTTTAGTCGCATAACGGAAACCTAAATCTTTAAGTTTGTCTGCAATTTGGGCAGTTCTGGCTGTACCGTAATTAGTAAATGCCCAAGTAATTAATTTCTTTAATTGTCCTTTGTCTACAACTTGATTACGAAATACTGGTTCTTCTGTCATGGCACTTTTTAGTTTTGAGTTTTTAGTTTTGAATTTTGAGTTGTACGGGCGGGGTTTACCAAAAGATTTTCTGTGAGTAACAAAGGTTGTTTACTAAACCCGCCCGTACAGAGTTATGAGTTTTAAATTCAATTAATCACTCATAACTTAAAACTTTTCTAGCGGATGGCATTTTCAATTGTCTTATTGAAAATAATCCTTCCCGGAGTGGTACGAATATATTGATTAATTACATTGCCTTCCGCATCTTCTCGAACTTTGCGTAAAATAGCACCACTTTTCTCACCTACAAAGGTTTTAGTCACAAACTGTCCATCGCTGGAACGTTCTTCGCTAGCAAGTTTTTCCGATTCTGAATGTACAGTTTTGCCACTAAACCTCACCATAATGTATGAATGGAGGTTAATTTGTTTTTGTTCGTAAGCAACAATTACATCATCCGGTGTTGAGAAATAGCGGTCTGGATCTTTAGCAAAAGCTGGATTCTCAGCAGTTAAATAGTAACAACCCAGAACCATATCTTGGCTAGGAGTAACAATTGGTCTACCAGTTGCCGGAGACAAGATATTATTAGAAGCTAACATCAGCAATCTTGCTTCTGCCTGAGATTCCAAAGATAAAGGAACGTGAACCGCCATTTGGTCGCCATCAAAGTCAGCGTTAAATGCTGGACAAACTAATGGGTGTAATTGAATCGCCCTTCCTTCTACTAAAATTGGTTCAAAAGCTTGAATTCCCAATCTGTGTAATGTCGGTGCCCGGTTTAATAATACGGGGTGTCCTTCAATTACCTCTTCCAAAACATTCCAAACACTGGGATCGTTGCGTTGAATTAGCTTTTTCGCTGCCTTAATGTTGTTAACTAATCCTTGGCGAATTAAGCGATGGATGACGAAAGGTTGAAAAAGTTCGATCGCCATTTCTCGCGGCAATCCGCACTGGTGAATCTTTAATTTTGGCCCTACCACAATTACAGAACGGCCAGAATAATCCACCCGTTTACCTAACAAGTTTTGCCGGAAACGTCCTTGCTTCCCTTCAATAATATCTGACAAAGATTTCAAAGGACGATTATTAGCACCAACCACCGTTCTACCACGCCGACCATTATCAATTAACGCATCGACAGCCTCTTGCAACATCCGTTTTTCGTTACGGACAATGATTTCCGGTGCTAAAATTTCTTGTAATCTAGCTAAGCGGTTATTCCTATTAATTACCCGACGATACAAATCATTTAAATCAGAAGTCGCAAAACGACCACCATCTAATTGCACCATCGGACGTAAATCAGGCGGAATCACGGGAATAACTTCTAAAACCATCCAATCTGGCTGAGAACCAGTAGCGACGAAGTTATCCATAACGCGCAATCTTTTAATTAATTTGGCGCGTTTTTGTCCCTTAGCCGAAGCAATTTCTTCGCGTAATTGTTCAGCCTCTTTTTCCAGATTCAAATCTTGCAGTAATCTTTGTAGCGCCTCAG
This window harbors:
- a CDS encoding DNA-directed RNA polymerase subunit beta'', which gives rise to MTEEPVFRNQVVDKGQLKKLITWAFTNYGTARTAQIADKLKDLGFRYATKAGVSISVDDLQVPDSKRELLEAAEEEIRITEQRYSRGEITEVERFQKVIDTWNSTSEILKDEVVTNFRKKDPLNSVYMMAFSGARGNISQVRQLVGMRGLMADPQGRIIDLPIKTNFREGLTVTEYIISSYGARKGLVDTALRTADSGYLTRRLVDVSQDVIIRELDCGTNRGITMKPMTDGDRVLIPLKDRLLGRMLGADVIHPTTGEIIAKRNQHIDDDLAAEIGKAKVEEVILRSPLTCEAARSVCQACYGWSLAHGKMVDLGEAVGIIAAQSIGEPGTQLTMRTFHTGGVFTGEVAKVIKSSMDGSVKYSRSLRVRPHRTRHGEEAYIAETNGEITITGTDKSETFSIIQGSTLLAADHSKVKVGKLLAEVPITGRNVRRSTEKAVKDVASDLAGEVKFADLIPEEKTDRQGNTTRIAQRGGLVWVLSGEVYNLPPGAEPVVKNNEKIQANSVLAETKLISEHGGVVRLPQESSNTGLAREIEIITASVLLDTARVRAEKYQGVDHYLIETQGGQLFSLKAAPGTKVQNNQVVAELIDDRYRTNTGGIIKYAGVEVAKRGKAKQGYEVIQGGTLLWIPEEAHEVNKDISLLLVEDGQFIEAGTEVVKDIFCASSGVIEVVQKNDILREIVIKPGDLHLIDDLDAIAPDFRTIITENTGTLANPGQQVYPGIVSEELRYVEYVETPEGPALLLRPVQEYHIPDQPSVPTQKASSKIEGLLSTLAEQKTQGDGAENSEELAKIPAALDAAQSLELRAVQRLPYKDGERVKSVEGLDLLRTQLVLEIGRDAPQLAADIELIPDESDPEVMRLQLVILESLVIRRDVSADATQGSTQTRLLVHNNQEIPPGAVVARTEIQCKEAGEIRGIREGAEAIRRILVVRDTDLITIQTNTTNKKDLTVKVNDLITDGSTVAPGIIASSSGMVVAINEGENGFEVVMRIARPYRVSNGAILHIDDGDLVQRGDNLVLLIYERTKTGDIIQGLPRIEELLEARKPKEACILARRPGTVQIVYGDDEPHEIKVIESDGVIAEYPLGPGQNVIVGDGQEVDAGEALTDGPSNPHEILEIFFELHRESRGIYEASLAALRACQTFLVNEVQSVYQSQGIDISDKHIEVIVRQMTSKVRVDDGGDTVMLPGELVELRQIEQVNEAMSITGAATAQYTPVLLGITKASLNTDSFISAASFQETTRVLTEAAIEGKSDWLRGLKENVIIGRLIPAGTGFNAYEEAMSTPDIDLGYDGSGVLDDEVSLSEVVLDDRTARNYRMEITREDRDMEPPKGRNPYSFLADGDELIDDEIYGDDDMGDDDDDDDDMD
- a CDS encoding DNA-directed RNA polymerase subunit gamma, with product MAKLEQRFDYVKIGIASPERIRQWGERTLPNGQIVGEVTKPETINYRTLKPEMDGLFCERIFGPAKDWECHCGKYKRVRHRGIVCERCGVEVTESRVRRHRMGYIKLAAPVAHVWYLKGIPSYIAILLDMPLRDVEQIVYFNAYVVLDPGNAPNLSYKQLLSEDQWMEIEDQIYSEDTQLAGVEVGIGAEALQRLLQDLNLEKEAEQLREEIASAKGQKRAKLIKRLRVMDNFVATGSQPDWMVLEVIPVIPPDLRPMVQLDGGRFATSDLNDLYRRVINRNNRLARLQEILAPEIIVRNEKRMLQEAVDALIDNGRRGRTVVGANNRPLKSLSDIIEGKQGRFRQNLLGKRVDYSGRSVIVVGPKLKIHQCGLPREMAIELFQPFVIHRLIRQGLVNNIKAAKKLIQRNDPSVWNVLEEVIEGHPVLLNRAPTLHRLGIQAFEPILVEGRAIQLHPLVCPAFNADFDGDQMAVHVPLSLESQAEARLLMLASNNILSPATGRPIVTPSQDMVLGCYYLTAENPAFAKDPDRYFSTPDDVIVAYEQKQINLHSYIMVRFSGKTVHSESEKLASEERSSDGQFVTKTFVGEKSGAILRKVREDAEGNVINQYIRTTPGRIIFNKTIENAIR